In Haloarcula halophila, a single window of DNA contains:
- a CDS encoding histidine kinase N-terminal 7TM domain-containing protein has translation MPLFAKPLIGLVMIGAAPITGLLALRVRSDVDKPAIKWFSLMMLAGVGWALTSGIETIFWNATVSIVSDRFLLFIATFTGISWFLFATEFANKQTVSEHTFRVLLLVPVITQCLVWIPESRWLVYSQVTLTNGLLTTTLGSWGMFDLWVFGYGLTFAAFAVLGGELLTADNRARKIQVGLLIGAMSIPVVISVAHTLDLTSVNFTAYGIAATGVIFLVAIREESNPHLFSVNHFAWDQAINDIDDPILNFDSEFTLTDVNPSARRVFDVEVGMDAERLGELNPELDPIFDEESPQDLVTHVDGTKRYYSYQSSRVEYGRGATGQTVVFRDITAQKHQENRLQRQNERLDEFASVVSHDLRNPLTVVTGRLELVREDVSTDEFETIQRNLQRMATIIDDVLKLARAGETVETAESVRLAEVATEAWQHVHTDQSTFDMRISEDVLVEADRNRLLTVFENLFRNTLDHNEPPVTVHIGTFRADETLTDGEGLIGLYIEDDGDGIPAEERGRIFEHGYTTSDDGTGLGLSIVHDIVEAHGWDIQVTDSSGARFEITGIREETG, from the coding sequence ATGCCCCTCTTTGCAAAACCGCTCATCGGGTTGGTGATGATCGGAGCGGCGCCGATTACCGGCCTCCTCGCGCTGCGAGTCAGATCCGATGTGGATAAACCGGCGATAAAGTGGTTCTCTCTCATGATGCTCGCTGGTGTGGGGTGGGCACTCACCAGTGGTATCGAAACGATATTCTGGAACGCGACGGTATCGATCGTCTCCGATAGGTTCCTCCTCTTTATAGCTACTTTCACGGGGATCTCGTGGTTCCTGTTCGCTACCGAATTCGCCAACAAACAAACGGTTTCAGAGCATACATTTCGTGTCTTGTTGCTTGTTCCAGTCATAACTCAGTGTCTCGTATGGATACCGGAATCTCGGTGGCTCGTCTACTCCCAGGTCACTCTGACGAACGGACTGCTCACGACGACGCTTGGCTCTTGGGGGATGTTCGATCTCTGGGTTTTTGGATACGGCCTCACGTTCGCGGCGTTTGCGGTCCTGGGTGGCGAACTGTTGACTGCTGACAACCGGGCACGGAAAATTCAAGTCGGCTTACTAATCGGGGCGATGAGTATTCCCGTAGTAATTTCAGTAGCACATACTCTCGATCTCACGTCTGTCAACTTCACAGCGTATGGAATCGCAGCGACTGGCGTGATTTTCTTAGTCGCCATTCGAGAGGAATCCAATCCCCACTTATTTAGTGTCAATCACTTTGCCTGGGACCAGGCTATCAATGATATCGATGACCCCATACTGAACTTCGATTCGGAGTTCACCCTTACTGACGTCAACCCATCCGCTCGCCGTGTTTTTGACGTCGAAGTTGGGATGGACGCGGAGCGTCTCGGAGAACTGAATCCGGAATTAGACCCGATCTTTGACGAAGAGAGCCCTCAAGACCTCGTCACTCACGTCGACGGTACCAAGCGGTACTATTCATATCAGTCGTCCCGAGTCGAATACGGACGCGGGGCGACAGGACAGACCGTTGTATTCCGAGATATCACTGCTCAAAAGCACCAGGAGAACCGTCTTCAGCGGCAGAACGAGCGGCTTGACGAATTCGCCAGTGTCGTGTCGCATGATCTCCGGAATCCATTGACAGTGGTTACGGGCCGGCTCGAACTCGTCCGAGAAGACGTCTCTACCGACGAGTTTGAGACAATCCAACGGAACCTCCAGCGAATGGCGACAATCATCGACGACGTATTGAAGCTGGCTCGAGCCGGCGAAACTGTCGAAACCGCGGAATCAGTTCGCCTCGCGGAGGTCGCTACCGAAGCCTGGCAACACGTACATACCGACCAGTCCACGTTCGATATGCGGATTTCGGAGGACGTACTCGTCGAGGCAGACCGCAATCGTCTCCTCACCGTCTTCGAGAACCTCTTCCGGAATACACTCGATCACAACGAGCCCCCGGTTACCGTTCACATTGGCACGTTCAGAGCTGACGAAACCCTGACAGACGGTGAGGGGTTAATCGGCTTATACATTGAAGACGATGGGGACGGCATACCCGCTGAGGAACGTGGAAGGATCTTCGAACACGGATATACGACGAGTGATGACGGGACCGGACTCGGACTCTCTATCGTCCACGACATCGTCGAAGCCCATGGCTGGGACATTCAGGTAACCGATAGCTCGGGCGCTCGTTTCGAGATAACTGGTATCCGGGAGGAGACCGGATAA
- a CDS encoding COG1361 S-layer family protein, producing MKRSSIASVLFAAVMVSAATGPVTAAVTGNPEIEVALADNTVAVGEETTFDVVLSNNGELDSSSIRNPSLHNEVTTARGLTVDVGSSDAPISISTSRQLTGDLAMGSSRTVSFEVSVDDDADPGTYRVPIELNYDYYSYISETVGSRDSESGSQTEYVTVRVSDDATFDVVDVDSSARVGSTGGVELTVENTGETAATDAAVTLASQNGEFTVGGGEQSSRFVETWESGESRTFQYRVASSSDAEPEPHNFGLSVAFDNTDGVRTESVDNTVGIAPAPEQSFAVVNTSSTVPVGNTGEYELTLRNDGPVTVDDATVAVTSQSSDITFGGATSTSQFVGEWSPGEVRTVTVDATASANSEVRSYALSASVEYDDPEGDAGTDDSLSLGIETTPKQEFSLSDVSGTLQAGQDGTLEATLVNDGPRTVENAVVNWESDHSNLSPQETQYAVGNLEPGESTTVSFGVDTSDSASEGPRQFDFTVGYEDDSGDQQTSDTLSVQSAVAASEDEFALAVENRTITVGNTRVVSVEVTNNLDETVTDVEARLFADDPLSISGTDTSYIESLEPGESATLAFEVSAASSATAGSTYPMSFDFRYTDSGGDTHLSDTFRKPVDATPQSGGGLPLPLIFGLGVAVIGGVAVVYWRRD from the coding sequence ATGAAGCGTAGCAGTATTGCGAGCGTCCTCTTCGCCGCCGTCATGGTGTCGGCCGCGACTGGGCCTGTCACTGCCGCCGTAACCGGAAATCCCGAGATCGAGGTCGCGCTCGCGGACAACACAGTCGCGGTGGGTGAGGAGACGACATTCGATGTCGTGCTCTCGAACAATGGCGAGCTCGATTCCAGTTCCATCAGGAACCCGAGTCTACACAACGAGGTGACCACCGCCCGTGGGTTGACGGTCGACGTCGGCTCCAGCGACGCTCCGATATCGATATCGACCTCACGGCAGCTTACCGGCGATCTCGCCATGGGTTCGTCGCGGACGGTGTCGTTCGAAGTCAGCGTCGACGACGACGCCGACCCCGGCACCTATCGCGTCCCCATTGAGTTGAACTACGACTACTACAGCTACATCTCCGAGACGGTGGGCTCCCGTGACTCCGAGAGCGGCTCCCAAACTGAGTACGTCACCGTCCGGGTCAGCGACGACGCAACCTTCGACGTGGTCGATGTCGATTCGAGCGCGCGGGTCGGTTCGACAGGCGGCGTCGAACTCACCGTCGAGAACACGGGTGAGACGGCCGCAACTGACGCTGCAGTGACGCTGGCGAGCCAGAACGGCGAGTTCACCGTCGGCGGCGGCGAGCAGAGTTCCCGGTTCGTCGAGACGTGGGAGTCCGGCGAGAGCCGAACCTTCCAGTACCGGGTCGCTTCGTCCAGTGACGCCGAGCCCGAGCCGCACAACTTCGGCCTGTCCGTGGCCTTCGACAACACCGACGGCGTCCGAACGGAGTCAGTCGACAACACGGTCGGTATCGCCCCCGCACCCGAACAGTCGTTCGCAGTCGTCAACACCTCCTCGACGGTGCCCGTCGGCAACACCGGGGAGTACGAACTGACACTTCGCAACGACGGGCCGGTCACCGTCGACGACGCGACGGTGGCGGTCACCTCACAGAGCAGCGATATCACCTTCGGCGGAGCCACCTCCACCTCACAGTTCGTCGGGGAGTGGAGCCCCGGGGAGGTCCGGACCGTGACCGTCGACGCGACTGCGAGTGCAAACTCGGAGGTCCGCTCGTACGCGTTGTCGGCGTCGGTCGAGTACGATGACCCAGAGGGCGACGCGGGCACCGACGACAGTCTCTCGCTCGGTATCGAGACCACGCCGAAACAGGAGTTCTCGCTGTCGGACGTTTCCGGGACGCTGCAAGCGGGCCAGGACGGGACGCTCGAAGCCACGCTGGTCAACGATGGTCCCCGGACCGTCGAGAACGCCGTGGTCAACTGGGAGAGCGACCACTCCAATCTCTCCCCGCAAGAAACCCAGTACGCTGTCGGTAATCTGGAACCCGGCGAGTCGACGACAGTGAGTTTCGGCGTCGATACCTCAGACAGCGCCAGCGAGGGACCACGCCAGTTCGACTTTACCGTCGGCTACGAGGACGACAGCGGTGACCAGCAGACGAGCGACACGCTGTCGGTCCAGTCGGCCGTCGCCGCCAGCGAGGACGAGTTCGCTCTCGCGGTCGAAAACCGAACGATCACCGTGGGGAACACACGGGTCGTCTCGGTGGAAGTGACGAACAACCTCGACGAGACGGTTACCGACGTCGAGGCACGGTTGTTTGCCGACGACCCACTCAGCATCAGTGGAACGGACACCAGTTATATCGAGTCATTGGAGCCCGGTGAGTCCGCGACGCTGGCCTTCGAGGTGTCGGCGGCGTCCTCCGCGACAGCGGGGAGCACGTATCCGATGTCGTTCGACTTCCGGTATACGGATAGCGGTGGCGATACCCATCTGTCGGACACGTTCAGGAAGCCAGTCGATGCGACTCCCCAGAGCGGCGGCGGCCTGCCGCTCCCACTCATCTTCGGGCTGGGAGTTGCTGTTATCGGTGGTGTCGCAGTCGTCTACTGGAGGCGTGACTGA
- a CDS encoding transcriptional regulator: MSEDTQSSEIYALLDDEYARAILTSTNATAKSAKELSDECDASLPTIYRRTDRLINCGLLEEQTEVEEGGHHYSVYKARLKRLTIELANDELKIEVEEQPTDKMADRFTEMWGEI, from the coding sequence GTGAGTGAGGATACCCAGTCGAGCGAGATTTACGCCCTCCTCGACGACGAATACGCTCGTGCGATCCTCACGTCAACGAACGCGACGGCGAAATCGGCGAAGGAACTCAGTGACGAGTGTGATGCGTCGCTCCCGACGATCTATCGACGTACCGACCGTCTCATCAACTGTGGACTGCTCGAGGAACAAACCGAGGTCGAAGAGGGCGGCCACCACTACAGTGTCTACAAGGCACGGCTCAAACGCCTCACAATAGAACTAGCAAACGATGAACTCAAAATCGAAGTCGAAGAACAACCGACGGACAAAATGGCGGATCGGTTCACCGAGATGTGGGGAGAAATCTGA
- a CDS encoding efflux RND transporter permease subunit has translation MSLADRVETATERLNTTIVDRPRAVIVVFLLVTAVFAGGLASVQVSAGGLDAFTEGLPEQEAEDAVAQKFEDPFQADTQDTTQLIRTDSNVLTKEALVRDARLIERVADRDDLRMESASGPAPTIAQHLNPSATTPEGYRRTLERAPKSEIRQAVRELEGESRFTGSVSNDFNPTSVSASASITTISHDFPGSFDDLTAVQTSLQTVADDMPGDVRAFGSGTTEAEIRQSMSDSLLIVMPVVILLLLVFLVVAYRDPIDVLLGLVALVMTIIWTFGFLGYARIPFSQQMISVPVLLLAVGVDFGIHIINRYREETARGFAAVEAMREANSQLIVAFVIVTVTAVFGFGANVISTLTPIRNLGIASAVGILFTFLLFGVFLPAAKLVSDDLRTRLGVPEFNSTPIASEDSALGRVLAFPAQVSQYAPTVIVVGLLLSGGLMGAYGSGVGTSFENEDFLPPEEIPTYLTELPAPFSPGEYTITSTINLLDEKFGSSQGSTVKIHVQGNLKQDHALEALAAPNDNPPESLAVGPGGQAEARSIVTVIRSHADQNEEFAALVARNDQNDNGIPDQNLEQIYDELFSSSASDRAERYLTEDYRSAQIEYQTDSDATQTEVTAGGAELADRLQFEATATGSVVVLAAVMDRIFQSAIQGLVMAVGLTAAFLVIIYGILERKPLLGVVNVFPILVAIAFLLGTMRYLNITLNALTATILSISVGVGIAYSVHTTHRFIDEYDATIGAHEAMMVTLTGTGGALFGSMLTTALGTGALALAVTPILGNFGVLIGLSVTYSFLAAVIALPPAVLLWERVHQWDLDRFTRLRPVLQ, from the coding sequence ATGTCACTGGCGGATCGGGTCGAAACGGCGACAGAACGCCTCAACACGACGATCGTGGATCGACCGCGAGCAGTCATCGTCGTGTTTCTGCTTGTTACGGCGGTCTTTGCCGGCGGGTTGGCGTCTGTGCAAGTGAGCGCCGGCGGACTCGACGCGTTCACCGAGGGGCTACCGGAACAGGAAGCCGAAGACGCAGTCGCCCAGAAGTTTGAAGATCCGTTCCAGGCAGACACACAAGACACGACGCAACTCATTCGGACCGACAGCAACGTGCTGACCAAAGAAGCACTTGTCCGTGACGCACGCCTTATCGAACGCGTCGCGGACCGTGACGACCTCCGGATGGAGTCGGCTAGTGGCCCTGCTCCGACCATCGCGCAGCATCTGAACCCGTCGGCGACGACACCGGAAGGGTACCGGCGGACGCTCGAACGTGCGCCCAAGTCCGAAATCAGACAGGCTGTTCGGGAGCTCGAAGGGGAGTCCCGATTTACCGGGTCGGTCTCGAACGATTTCAATCCCACCAGTGTCTCGGCGTCCGCATCGATCACGACCATCTCGCACGACTTCCCCGGGAGTTTCGACGACCTGACTGCTGTCCAGACGAGCCTCCAGACGGTCGCTGACGATATGCCCGGCGACGTTCGTGCGTTCGGATCGGGGACCACCGAAGCAGAGATACGGCAGTCGATGTCGGATTCGCTGCTGATCGTGATGCCAGTGGTGATACTCCTGTTACTGGTCTTCCTGGTGGTCGCGTACCGTGACCCCATCGACGTCCTGCTGGGGCTGGTCGCGCTCGTGATGACGATTATCTGGACGTTCGGGTTCCTCGGGTACGCACGGATCCCGTTCAGCCAGCAGATGATCTCGGTCCCGGTGTTACTGCTTGCTGTCGGCGTCGACTTCGGTATCCACATCATCAATCGCTATCGAGAGGAGACGGCACGCGGGTTCGCGGCGGTCGAAGCGATGCGGGAGGCGAACAGCCAGCTCATCGTCGCGTTCGTCATCGTGACCGTGACCGCAGTGTTTGGATTCGGTGCGAACGTCATCTCTACCCTCACACCGATTCGGAACTTGGGTATCGCTTCGGCAGTTGGGATTCTCTTCACCTTCCTTCTCTTCGGAGTGTTCTTGCCCGCGGCCAAGCTGGTGAGCGATGACCTACGCACGCGTCTCGGCGTTCCGGAATTCAACTCCACTCCGATCGCGTCGGAGGACTCAGCGCTCGGACGAGTGTTGGCGTTTCCCGCACAGGTGAGCCAGTACGCCCCGACGGTGATCGTCGTCGGGTTACTCCTGTCCGGTGGCCTGATGGGCGCGTACGGGTCGGGCGTCGGTACCTCGTTCGAGAACGAGGACTTCCTTCCGCCCGAGGAGATTCCGACCTATCTCACAGAGTTACCTGCGCCGTTTAGTCCAGGTGAATACACCATCACGTCAACGATCAACTTGCTGGACGAGAAGTTCGGGAGCAGTCAGGGGAGTACTGTGAAAATACACGTCCAGGGGAACCTCAAGCAAGATCACGCGCTCGAAGCCCTCGCCGCTCCGAACGACAATCCGCCGGAGTCACTTGCAGTCGGACCTGGCGGGCAGGCAGAGGCACGGAGCATCGTCACCGTCATCAGATCCCACGCTGATCAAAACGAGGAATTCGCCGCCTTGGTCGCCCGAAACGACCAGAACGACAACGGAATTCCCGACCAAAACCTCGAACAGATCTACGACGAACTGTTCTCGTCCTCGGCGAGTGACCGGGCCGAACGATACCTCACGGAGGATTACCGGTCCGCGCAGATCGAATATCAGACAGACTCCGACGCCACACAGACAGAGGTGACCGCTGGCGGGGCTGAACTAGCGGACAGGCTCCAGTTCGAAGCGACGGCCACGGGGAGCGTCGTCGTCCTCGCGGCGGTGATGGATCGCATCTTCCAGTCGGCGATTCAGGGGCTCGTCATGGCAGTCGGACTGACCGCTGCGTTCCTCGTGATTATCTACGGTATCTTGGAACGGAAGCCACTGCTCGGGGTGGTCAACGTCTTCCCGATACTGGTGGCCATCGCGTTCTTGCTCGGAACGATGCGATATCTGAACATCACGCTGAACGCACTGACGGCGACGATCCTCTCTATCTCGGTCGGGGTTGGCATCGCCTATTCGGTGCATACGACCCACCGGTTCATCGACGAGTACGATGCGACGATCGGCGCCCACGAAGCGATGATGGTGACGCTGACAGGCACAGGCGGCGCACTGTTCGGAAGCATGCTGACGACCGCGCTGGGCACTGGTGCGCTCGCACTGGCCGTTACCCCGATTCTCGGTAACTTCGGGGTCCTGATCGGTCTGAGTGTCACCTACTCGTTCCTCGCGGCGGTGATCGCACTTCCACCCGCTGTGTTGCTCTGGGAACGAGTACATCAGTGGGATCTCGATCGGTTCACGCGTCTCCGTCCGGTACTGCAATAG
- the gfo6 gene encoding D-xylose 1-dehydrogenase Gfo6, whose protein sequence is MELSAIVEDSCARDWETVDPDTVEPVRFAVIGLGWFTKGRALPALEASDRCEPSVMVSSSTEKAERVAAETEGADHGITYEQFHDGVASDAYDAVYIVTPNALHLEYVETAADLGKAVLCEKPMERDSERAARLRDVAAEAGVELMIAYRMHTEPAVRRAQDLIDAGYVGEPMSVTGDMSQRLLDRIDPNPDQWRLDEELAGGGALFDIGIYPLNTARYLLDADPRSVTGNTSSSHAAFDEVDETVAFSVEFPEEVYGQFYASHNARQSSGITVTGTEGQVRIEPAFFQDQTRQLHVSRGDGRASVTIEKVDQMLAEFDYFADRLRGDEPIHADGDHGLVDMRAMEAVYEAAETDQWVSVD, encoded by the coding sequence ATGGAGCTGAGTGCAATCGTCGAGGATAGCTGTGCGCGTGACTGGGAAACGGTCGACCCCGACACCGTCGAGCCGGTACGGTTCGCGGTCATCGGTCTGGGCTGGTTCACGAAGGGGCGGGCGCTGCCCGCACTCGAAGCGAGCGACCGCTGTGAGCCGTCGGTCATGGTCAGCAGTTCGACGGAGAAAGCCGAACGTGTCGCTGCCGAGACGGAGGGAGCGGACCACGGGATCACCTACGAGCAGTTCCACGACGGCGTCGCCAGCGATGCCTACGACGCCGTCTACATCGTCACGCCCAACGCGCTCCACCTGGAGTACGTCGAGACCGCAGCCGACCTGGGCAAGGCGGTCCTCTGTGAGAAGCCGATGGAACGGGACAGCGAGCGAGCCGCGCGGCTCCGGGACGTCGCCGCCGAGGCCGGCGTCGAGTTGATGATCGCCTACCGGATGCATACGGAGCCGGCAGTCCGCCGGGCGCAGGACCTGATCGACGCGGGCTACGTCGGCGAACCGATGTCGGTCACCGGCGACATGTCACAACGCCTGCTCGACCGGATCGACCCGAACCCCGACCAGTGGCGGTTAGACGAGGAACTGGCCGGCGGGGGCGCGCTGTTCGACATCGGCATCTACCCGCTCAACACCGCCCGGTACCTGCTCGACGCCGACCCGCGTTCGGTCACCGGCAACACGTCCAGTAGCCACGCCGCCTTCGACGAGGTCGACGAGACGGTCGCGTTCTCCGTCGAGTTCCCCGAGGAAGTGTACGGTCAGTTCTACGCGAGCCACAACGCCCGCCAGTCTTCGGGGATCACCGTCACCGGGACGGAGGGCCAGGTCCGGATCGAACCGGCCTTCTTCCAGGACCAGACCCGACAACTCCACGTCTCGCGGGGCGACGGCCGGGCGTCGGTGACCATCGAGAAAGTCGACCAGATGTTGGCGGAGTTCGACTACTTCGCCGACCGCCTCCGCGGCGACGAACCGATCCACGCCGACGGCGACCACGGGCTGGTCGACATGCGCGCGATGGAGGCCGTCTACGAAGCCGCGGAGACGGATCAGTGGGTCAGCGTCGACTGA
- a CDS encoding mannonate dehydratase — protein sequence MVRPSLVLPPEPDERWELAKQMGVTDAVIHPLEIGDDKTNWTFDELRQLQNWLEGDGIEFSVLEGSVPLTDRIRLGLAGRDEDIEEFKQFLRDCGELGIPVVCYDWMAGVRWARTGAHVESRGGSLVTEFDNADMQGGPPVPAAEKSHEEIFDALAYFLEEVVPVAEEAGVKLGLHPDDPPRETVRDVPRIANSVENYDRILDVVDSEHNGVTFCQGNFAAMGTDIPSAIRHFGDRINFVHFRDIEGDEDAFVETWHDDGPTDMHAAMAAYEEAVADEVPMRPDHVPTMAGEDNSNPGYHTKGRLFAIGYMRGLLDSVE from the coding sequence ATGGTCCGACCAAGCCTAGTGCTTCCGCCGGAGCCCGACGAGCGGTGGGAGCTCGCAAAGCAGATGGGTGTCACGGATGCGGTTATCCACCCGCTGGAGATCGGCGACGACAAGACGAACTGGACCTTCGACGAGCTCCGGCAGTTACAGAACTGGTTGGAGGGGGACGGTATCGAGTTCTCCGTGCTCGAAGGGAGCGTCCCGCTGACAGACCGGATTCGCCTCGGACTTGCTGGGCGCGACGAGGATATCGAGGAGTTCAAGCAGTTCCTCCGAGACTGTGGTGAGTTGGGTATCCCGGTGGTCTGTTACGACTGGATGGCCGGGGTCCGTTGGGCTCGGACGGGTGCACACGTCGAGTCCCGAGGCGGCTCACTCGTCACTGAGTTCGACAACGCGGACATGCAGGGCGGTCCGCCGGTCCCAGCCGCGGAGAAGAGCCACGAAGAGATTTTCGACGCCCTGGCGTACTTCCTGGAGGAGGTCGTTCCGGTCGCTGAGGAAGCCGGGGTGAAACTGGGACTCCATCCGGATGATCCGCCCCGCGAGACGGTCCGTGATGTGCCACGGATCGCAAACAGCGTCGAGAACTACGATCGGATTCTCGACGTGGTCGATAGCGAACACAACGGTGTGACGTTCTGTCAGGGCAACTTCGCCGCGATGGGCACGGACATCCCGTCGGCGATCCGGCATTTCGGTGACCGGATCAACTTCGTCCACTTCAGAGATATCGAGGGCGACGAAGACGCCTTCGTCGAGACGTGGCACGATGACGGTCCGACGGATATGCACGCCGCGATGGCCGCGTACGAGGAGGCCGTGGCCGACGAGGTCCCCATGCGCCCGGACCACGTCCCGACGATGGCCGGGGAGGACAACTCCAACCCCGGCTACCACACGAAGGGCAGGCTGTTCGCCATCGGATACATGCGTGGCCTCCTCGACTCGGTCGAGTGA
- a CDS encoding DUF7521 family protein: MQPNQIDPSVVPPHYLVLLVVTLLAVGMGVFIAYQAYQGYRRSDRRQMLFLAIGLALITVVSPIMSLVISVTALQFELDLVVYTLYSPMVSNIVKIIGTGFIIYSLSLRSHS; encoded by the coding sequence ATGCAACCGAATCAAATTGACCCTTCGGTGGTCCCCCCGCACTACCTTGTTCTATTGGTAGTGACTTTACTCGCTGTTGGGATGGGGGTATTTATCGCCTACCAAGCCTACCAGGGATACCGTCGAAGCGACAGACGACAGATGCTGTTTCTCGCGATCGGACTCGCGCTCATTACTGTCGTTTCCCCGATAATGTCGCTTGTAATCTCGGTTACTGCGCTACAGTTCGAACTTGATCTGGTCGTGTATACACTGTACTCACCGATGGTAAGTAATATCGTCAAAATTATCGGCACCGGATTCATTATCTATTCACTTTCCTTGCGGAGCCACTCGTGA